The DNA region GCTAAGATAACCGTTTTTGCAATATCTTCAGATTGAATATTGGGTGCAATACTTAAAAATGTACCACTTGCAGTACCTATTAGCGTGTGATTATTCGCTGTCATTTGGAATTGTCAACTGACTTGCAGCTGTCAAAACACTTCCGGCAACCGTAACATAACCACCAATGGTTGTAACAACAACTGGCAAAGCGACTGGTGCTGCTAAAATAGTTCCACCAACTGCTGCTAATGCCAAACCAATAGTACGAAGCACTTTAAAAAACTTAGGTGTGGGAGCTGAAACTCTATTAACTATATTTTTCATAATCTATAAATTAGATGTAATTAATAACATAACACTTTCCTGTTTGTCCAAAACTGAATAAACCATCACTTTTAACTTCTCAAAAGCTTTTCTCGAAAGTAATCCAAGTCCTGGACCAGAAAGTTTAGTAACCGGAGCAATACAACCATTCAATTCTTTCAATGCATTATTGGCAGGATGAAACAAAATCAAACTTCTATTTTCAACACCAGTAATTTCAAGATGCCATTTGAATTTCTGACTATACCGCTTTCTAATAAAATATTTCCCTTCAGGAATACAAGAAACTCTCTTTTCATTCTTCTTCCAAGGTAATTCAATAACGTTGCAAATCAATTTACCTTCACACGTGAGTTTTCCGTTTGTTCCTTCAGGGAAATAAGTTCTGGATAATTCAATAACCATTACACTCCACTATCAACCATTGCAATCGCTAATGGATTAAAAGCACCATTTTTCAAAGGATACATTTGCCCATTAATCTCCTGATAGAATTCAACACCTAAAGCCAAAAACAATGGCTTTGTTGAGTTTGCAGTAACCGCATTGGTTTGACTAATCACAGCCGTAGCTGTTCCATCCCAAGCTAAAATTGCAGTTTCAGAAGTAGCAACCGCATAGGTTTCAGCTTCAAAATCTACTTCAGCACCACCAGAGATGATTTTAAAGTGAGTTGTTCCGCTTGGAGCTGCAATCATATTCGATGGAATAAATGATGCTAAATCAACTTTAATCTCTCCTGTAACTCGGTCAATAGAAGGCACAAAAGGAGCAAACAAAGAAGTACCAAGCTTACCACGAATATTAAATTCAAAACCGAATAACAATTCAGTTTCTCCATCAATCACGTTACGTAAACCTCTTTCACTTACTAAATCCGCTTGAATAACCTTTACCATTCTTTGAGTAAGTCTACTCACCATTCTGCTATCTGCAGAATTTAATAGCATAGGTCTGAAAGCTGTTCTTAAAAGCTTTCCTGCTTTTCCAGCTCTTCCAAACTCGGAACCATTCTCTCGAGTTCTTTGAAACGCAGGATCATTGGCAATTCTGCTAGCGTCAATACCGCCTTTTTCTCTCGCCAAATGTCCATCTTGCGTTTTGTAAAAAGTAATATCCCCGATAGTACCTTTCAATTTAATTATGCCTTTCTGTCTAGCCATAACTTCAAAATTTTGTTAAACATTCAATTAAAAACTCCTTCATTCTTTCAATCAGTTGCAACCACATTTTTGAATGATTTCAATACAAAATTTAAAAGTTAATCGTAACAAGTAAATGAGCTTAGTTCCAAATGTCACAATTTGACATAAATGGCAATAATCTTCTCATTTGACAATCAAATTGTAGTATCGAATATGAAAATTCCCCACTTAAAACTAAATGGTTTATTCTTTAATTTTATAGTTTCAAGATATTTGTAATAAAATATCTTAATGCTACTCAAAGCCTAATCAAAGCCATAGATAAAGTATGAAAACAGAAAAAAAGAGATTATGTATCTATCCAAAGGACATACAGCGTATTACTGGAAAGAGTTATCGCCAAAGTATTCGATTGTTACAAAAGATTAGAAAGGACCTTAATAAGCTTGAAAATGAGTTTGTAAGTGTTGAAGAATTCTGCAATTATACCAGTTTAAAACACGAACAAGTAATTACTCTAATCGTTGATTAAATTTTTCACTTAACTAGTTCAAAATTTGGTTAGTATATTAGAAATTTATGGACTTATTTTCGTAAATTAGCACAATCAACACATATGAGAAACTACGATTTTTTCATAGGGGTACAATTAGGAGTACTTAGAAAAGTTTTATATAAAAACACTTGAAAATACTAGCGTTAGAAAGAATACATAAATCCCTCTTTCTCCGCAAAAACCCGAAACGAAAGTTTCGGGTTTTTTTATTTTTATATTTGTCAGTCGTTCTTTTTTTGTGCTTCTTCAGAATGATTTCGTTATCATTAATTTTTTCATATTGATAATTTTAAAATATACCTCTAGTTTGATTTGATTTCGATACTTAAAAACAATTTTAGACTTGTCATATATGGCATTAACAACAACAAATATAAGTTTTTTCTTGACTTGTCAAATATGTCAAGAATGGAAAAGTCTGAATTGTTGAAGTTAGTGGGTAAAAAAATCCAAAAATTAAGAACAGAAAGAGGTATGTCTCAAGTGGATTTAGTGGGGTTGATAGAACGTAAAATTGACACTACTAATATCTCAAGAATTGAATCAGGAAGAACTAACCCAACACTATATAGCTTATACAGAATCAGTCAAGCTCTTGAAGTTCCATTAAAGGAATTAGTAACTTTTCAAAATGAAAACGATTAATTTATTTTAAAATAGAGTCAATGGCGAATCAATTTTTGTTGCTACTAAATTGACTTCATAAGGATACGAGTATTTTTCAATAGGATCATGGCTTAACCATTTTATTTCATCTTCAGGTTTCAAAATAATAGGCATTCTTTTTTTTATGTTATGGATTTCAGCCATAAGAGGATTAGCTTTTGTTGTAACAATTGTGTAGGTGTTTTTTATCTCTCCAGTGTTTTTATCAGTCCATTGAGAATATAAGCCTGCATAAGCATACAAATCGTCGTTGCCAATTCCTATTTCATATTTTGTTTTGTTTTTCCCTTTTGTATCGTGCCATTGCCATTCATAAAATCCATTCGCTATTACTAGGCATCTTTTACTAACAGAATCCCTAAATGAAGGTTTTTCATCTACGGTTTCTATTCTTGCATTTAACGTCATTTTTTGAATGCTTTGATCTTTAGCCCAATTCGGTATCAACCCCCAATCGTAATGCAAAATTTCAGTTGGGTTTTCATCTATAATAATTGGAGTTTTAGGAAATTCAAATCCATTGATGTGTTCAGATGGTTTAAAAACAGCTAAGTCTTTAATTTTAGCTTTAAAGCGAGATTGTACCTCTAATGCTAATTTTGTTTGTTTGGAATGAAAACACATCTTTTATTTATTTTGCATTAGTCTTAAAATTACAAAAAAATATCAAAGGTTAATTAATTTGTTTTTGTAGAATTTCTAAAGTTTTTTGATCTTGTTCTCCATCATAAAATTTGTCAAGGACATCTTGGAATATAGTTGAAGCATTTGGTACTTGCAAAAATAAAGTCATACACGATTTTAGTTTGCGTGTATCAGGTTTACCTAAAATATCTAAAGCTGTTTTATTTTTGATATTTAAAAATGCTGTTGTTATTTCGATTAGTCTTTTACCAAGAACAGGATGATAATAGTATTCTTTTGCTTCTTCAATATTTTTAATGGCATAGAAAATATTATAGTCAGTAAAACCTAATCCAATAATTTGAGGAAATATAAACCACATCCAATGAGATTGTTTTTTACCCTGTTGGATTTCTGCCAAAGCATTATTATAAGTACTTTTTTGTCCCTCTAAATATCTTGATAAATCGTATGAATTAGCCATGCTTAATTATACTTTTATGGTAATAATATCCTTGATTCTAGTGGTGTAAGATGGAGATAGTTTTTCCTGACGCATTTTCCATTGTCTACCAAGTGATTGTGTTGCAAATTTTATTTTGTTAGTTCCGTAGCTCTTATTGAGTTTGTCTATTACAGACATTAATGGTTGGTGCTTTGGATTGGAAGTGTTAAATAATGACAATTGTATTTTATCATTTGGGGTTAATCCCATAACAATAACACCTGCCTTTTTGTATTGAAATCCTTCCTTGAAAATAGCTTTTAATCCAATTTGAGTATAATGATTTAGCTCAATAGTTGAGTTGGTTGGGAAGTCTGTATTGATAACAATATTTCTAGAATATTGCTTTTGATCCTGTCGATGATAGTTTGTTTGAAGAAAAACCATAACCATATTGCAATGACTTCCTTGTTTTCTTAATTTTTCAGAACATGATGCTGTAAAAGTTGAGATTCTTTCTGAAACATCATCAAAACTTATTAGTGATTTTTCAAATGAACGTGTAGTAGCAATCATTTTTTTATTCTTAGGAGTTTCCAAATCCAGTGTTTGTTTACCTTCCAATTCGTGTTTAATTCTTAGCCCAACAACAGCCATTTCTTTACGAACCCATTCATCTGGAAGCTGAGTAAATTGATAGGCTGTAAATACTTTTTTTGCTTGTAAACGCTTAGTATGCTTTCTTCCTATACCCCAAACATCTTCAATTTTAGTCCATTTGAGGGCTTTAATTCTTTTTTCTTCATCATTTATTACATACACACTTTTAGTTCGTTCAGGAAATTTTTTAGCTATTTTATTAGCAACTTTAGCTAAAGCTTTTGTTGGAGCAAAACCAATACTAATAGGTATTCCAGTACTTTTTGTGACTGTACGTTGAATTTTTAAACCATACTCATTGAAGTCAAATAAATCAAAACCTTTGAATTTTAAGAATGCTTCGTCAATGCTGTAAATTTCAATATCTGGTGTATAAGTAGAAAGTATATTCATAACTCGGGAACTCATATCGCCATATAATGCGTAATTAGATGAAAAGACAAAAACATTATTATCCTCAAAAACTTTTTTAAATTCAAATGCTGGAGCACCCATAGGAATTCCCAATGCTTTAGCTTCATTAGAACGTGCAATAACACAACCATCATTATTGGATAAAACTACTATAGGTTTGCCAATTAAATGAGGTTCAAATACCCTTTGACATGAGGCATAGAAATTATTGCAGTCTACTAAAGCAAACATTTTTAATATTTTATATTACTAATTGGTCTTAGAAAGTTTTTATACTATGTATCACAATACCCCAAATCATTAATTCATTTTCAGGGGTAACTTTTATTGGTTCATATTCTTCATTTTCAGCTATAAGCCAAACAATATCTTTTTCTTTTTTAATTCTTTTAACGGTAAATTCACCATCAATTTGACAAACTGCTATTTTGTTGTTTTGTGGTTCAAGACTTTTATCAATTACTAATAAATCTCCATCATATATTCCTGCATTAATCATCGAGTTACCTTTAACTTTTGCAAAAAAAGTAGAGTCTTTATGCTTTATTAAGTGTTTGTTTAAATCAATGGTAAGTTCAATGAAATCATCAGCAGGTGATGGGAATCCTGCACTAATACCTACGTCAAAAAAAGGTAATTCTAATTTTGAAGAATAGTCTGGGATATAAAATTCCAATGTTTGAGTAGTATGTAAACTTCTTAATTTCATAATTTAAACTATAAAGCCACTTCAAAAAAAGTCACCTTGTCTTTGATTTGTTGAATGTAATCCTGAGTGCTTGATTTGGTTTTAATAGTAATTTCAGGTTCGTTATTGTCTTTTATAAAATATACTTTATCACTTCCCAATTTCCTGAGTTCATCAAAGACACCTGTATAATATGGTTCTTCAATGAACTCCTGAGAATTGAAAATGTTAAATATCCTATCAAAATCTTCTTCCCAAGGGGGAAGGATATTGATAATGTCACTGTAAATTAATTTTGCTTCTTCACCCAATTCTAAAACATAATTGTATTCTGAAACATTATCATTAGTCATGTCGTAAAGTGTAGTTATTATTCCTTTGGAATTTAAAGTAACTGTACCCAATTTTATGAACTCATGTTTGCCATTCAAATTTTGATATTGACCAAATTCTATATTACAATTCAAACGGTTTGCAATGTCATTGGCTAAATTTTCAAGACTGGAACAATCTAAATTATGTTGACTGATGATTTTTGCTTCTGCATTCATATTTAGTATAGGTCTAAGAATTTTATATAATACAAAATTACATAAGTCTTATTGCTTTTAATGTTAATGAGGATGAAATAATTATTTTATTAAATGATTCAGACTGGCTTTTTAAATGATTTATATAGGTTTAATGTTTTTTTTATTTATCTAATTTATTTGATAATTTACTCATTTCTTCACTTATTTTCTTTTGAACTATTTTACCATAGTGTACTTGTGTAATAGCCATATTAGAATGCCCTAATAGCTCAGATACAATTTCCATTGGTACTTCATTGTATAATAATACGGTTGAAGCAAATGTTTTTCTCGCAATGTGGTGTGTTAACCTTTTTTCTATTCCTGTTATTTCAGCTATTTCTTTGAGATAAGAATTGAATTTTTGGTTTGAAACTATTGGTAAAGGTTTTTTATCAAGTTGATACTTATTTAAAATTTCCTTTGCTGGCTGTAGGAGGGGAACGCTAACTATTCCTTTAGTTTTTTTTCTAGTCATTTTAATCCAGATATTGCCATCAAATTCAACTTTAAGATGTTCCCTTTTAAATTCTTCCATTTCTGCAAATGCTAGACCTGTAAAGCAACAAAATATAAAGCAATCTTTGACTTTTTGTAATCTTGGGTTGTTTGTAAAATGATAATCTTTTAGTAGTTTTAATTCTTCATTATTTAAAAAAATAACTGATTTCTCGAATCTTTTGGGAGT from Flavobacterium nitratireducens includes:
- a CDS encoding DUF5675 family protein, which translates into the protein MVIELSRTYFPEGTNGKLTCEGKLICNVIELPWKKNEKRVSCIPEGKYFIRKRYSQKFKWHLEITGVENRSLILFHPANNALKELNGCIAPVTKLSGPGLGLLSRKAFEKLKVMVYSVLDKQESVMLLITSNL
- a CDS encoding helix-turn-helix domain-containing protein, with translation MEKSELLKLVGKKIQKLRTERGMSQVDLVGLIERKIDTTNISRIESGRTNPTLYSLYRISQALEVPLKELVTFQNEND
- a CDS encoding SOS response-associated peptidase; translation: MCFHSKQTKLALEVQSRFKAKIKDLAVFKPSEHINGFEFPKTPIIIDENPTEILHYDWGLIPNWAKDQSIQKMTLNARIETVDEKPSFRDSVSKRCLVIANGFYEWQWHDTKGKNKTKYEIGIGNDDLYAYAGLYSQWTDKNTGEIKNTYTIVTTKANPLMAEIHNIKKRMPIILKPEDEIKWLSHDPIEKYSYPYEVNLVATKIDSPLTLF
- a CDS encoding DUF1810 domain-containing protein, producing MANSYDLSRYLEGQKSTYNNALAEIQQGKKQSHWMWFIFPQIIGLGFTDYNIFYAIKNIEEAKEYYYHPVLGKRLIEITTAFLNIKNKTALDILGKPDTRKLKSCMTLFLQVPNASTIFQDVLDKFYDGEQDQKTLEILQKQIN
- a CDS encoding Y-family DNA polymerase, with the protein product MFALVDCNNFYASCQRVFEPHLIGKPIVVLSNNDGCVIARSNEAKALGIPMGAPAFEFKKVFEDNNVFVFSSNYALYGDMSSRVMNILSTYTPDIEIYSIDEAFLKFKGFDLFDFNEYGLKIQRTVTKSTGIPISIGFAPTKALAKVANKIAKKFPERTKSVYVINDEEKRIKALKWTKIEDVWGIGRKHTKRLQAKKVFTAYQFTQLPDEWVRKEMAVVGLRIKHELEGKQTLDLETPKNKKMIATTRSFEKSLISFDDVSERISTFTASCSEKLRKQGSHCNMVMVFLQTNYHRQDQKQYSRNIVINTDFPTNSTIELNHYTQIGLKAIFKEGFQYKKAGVIVMGLTPNDKIQLSLFNTSNPKHQPLMSVIDKLNKSYGTNKIKFATQSLGRQWKMRQEKLSPSYTTRIKDIITIKV
- a CDS encoding LexA family protein is translated as MKLRSLHTTQTLEFYIPDYSSKLELPFFDVGISAGFPSPADDFIELTIDLNKHLIKHKDSTFFAKVKGNSMINAGIYDGDLLVIDKSLEPQNNKIAVCQIDGEFTVKRIKKEKDIVWLIAENEEYEPIKVTPENELMIWGIVIHSIKTF
- a CDS encoding site-specific integrase, which codes for MEEFKREHLKVEFDGNIWIKMTRKKTKGIVSVPLLQPAKEILNKYQLDKKPLPIVSNQKFNSYLKEIAEITGIEKRLTHHIARKTFASTVLLYNEVPMEIVSELLGHSNMAITQVHYGKIVQKKISEEMSKLSNKLDK